A window of Thermosynechococcus sp. NK55a contains these coding sequences:
- a CDS encoding hemerythrin family protein, translated as MDGLAWQAAFVSGLAKVDQEHQALLEMLQQLRSAIAAGATFSQVKPQLQACARETERHFQHEETLMATANHPLYLSHRAAHQNLLRDLSGRLEEVHRHPENLTPATIEAIGTLVVRHICEEDLPMLYLLTHPEELAQQQGAELTAENAF; from the coding sequence ATGGATGGGCTGGCATGGCAGGCGGCGTTTGTCTCTGGCTTGGCGAAGGTCGATCAGGAGCATCAGGCACTCTTGGAGATGTTACAGCAGCTACGCTCGGCGATCGCCGCCGGGGCAACCTTTTCCCAGGTCAAGCCGCAGTTACAAGCCTGCGCCAGGGAAACGGAACGCCACTTTCAGCACGAAGAGACCCTGATGGCTACTGCCAACCATCCCCTCTATCTCTCCCACCGTGCCGCTCACCAAAATTTGCTGCGAGATTTGAGTGGCCGGCTTGAGGAGGTGCACAGGCATCCTGAAAACCTAACGCCGGCAACGATAGAGGCCATTGGTACTCTGGTGGTCCGCCATATTTGCGAAGAAGATTTGCCGATGCTTTATCTGCTCACCCATCCCGAGGAGCTAGCGCAGCAACAAGGGGCTGAATTAACCGCTGAAAACGCGTTCTAG
- a CDS encoding diflavin flavoprotein, with translation MLTETRPRDVQVAEIAPGILVLRSRTWDRLKFEVEYGRQQGTTSNSYLIQAPQPTLLDPPGESFTQIYLQELQQHIDLSQLRYLILSHVNSNRLATVKVLLEKAPQITIVCSKAAAVALRSAVGEQLNLWIPRAETPLELGGDRQLMFIAAATPRWPDGLMTVDPQNQIVFSDKLFGAHVCGDSLYDEQWKKLDEDRAYYFECLHAAQTRQVESILDRLAELTPPPRLYAPAHGPIVKFSRSRLFQDYRDWCQAQTAQDTKVALFYASAYGNTAILANAIAQGLTAAGVQVEAVNCETTPPAEMQALIHSSDGFIIGSPTLGGHMPTQVQTALGFILAEGSQTKLAGVFGSYGWSGEAIDDIEQKLVDAGYTLGFETLRVKFTPTASDLEKCQIAASEFAQALKKLRKSRTVRPPSLAEAQVDRTEQAVNRVVGSLCVLTTLPEGCFHLTQAAAILVSSVSQASFHPPGITVSLPQEWAESLCLVGDRFVLNILKEGSPLVRQFQQAQRLGEQQLATLGLKSAESGAPILLDALAYLECTVESRMNCGNHWLIYAVVESGELLQTSGLTAIQHRKTSS, from the coding sequence ATGCTAACGGAAACGCGTCCGCGGGACGTTCAAGTGGCGGAAATTGCACCGGGGATTTTGGTTCTGCGATCGCGCACTTGGGATCGGCTGAAGTTTGAAGTAGAATATGGCCGCCAACAGGGAACCACCTCCAATTCCTACCTCATTCAGGCCCCCCAACCCACGCTTCTAGATCCGCCGGGGGAATCCTTTACCCAGATTTATTTACAAGAACTCCAGCAGCACATTGATCTCAGTCAACTGCGGTACCTGATTCTCAGTCATGTCAACTCCAATCGCCTTGCCACCGTCAAGGTCTTGCTGGAAAAAGCGCCCCAGATCACTATTGTCTGCTCTAAGGCTGCAGCAGTGGCATTGCGCTCTGCGGTTGGTGAGCAGTTGAATCTCTGGATTCCGCGGGCGGAAACCCCCTTGGAGTTGGGGGGCGATCGCCAACTCATGTTTATTGCCGCTGCTACGCCCCGCTGGCCCGATGGTCTAATGACCGTTGATCCCCAAAATCAAATTGTGTTCAGCGACAAGCTCTTTGGTGCCCATGTCTGTGGCGATAGTCTCTACGATGAGCAGTGGAAAAAACTGGATGAGGATCGTGCCTACTACTTTGAATGTTTGCATGCAGCACAAACCCGCCAAGTGGAAAGCATTTTGGATCGCTTGGCAGAACTGACACCGCCCCCGCGCCTCTATGCCCCCGCCCACGGCCCGATTGTCAAGTTTAGCCGTAGCCGCCTCTTTCAGGACTATCGCGACTGGTGCCAAGCCCAAACGGCACAGGACACCAAGGTAGCGCTTTTCTATGCCTCTGCCTATGGCAATACGGCAATTCTGGCCAATGCGATTGCCCAGGGGCTAACCGCCGCCGGCGTTCAAGTGGAAGCTGTTAACTGTGAAACCACTCCCCCAGCGGAAATGCAAGCCTTGATCCACAGTAGCGACGGCTTTATCATTGGCTCGCCCACCCTAGGAGGGCACATGCCGACCCAGGTGCAGACCGCCTTGGGCTTTATCTTGGCAGAAGGCAGCCAAACCAAGCTGGCTGGGGTCTTTGGCTCCTACGGTTGGAGTGGCGAGGCCATTGATGACATTGAGCAAAAGCTCGTTGATGCCGGCTATACCCTTGGCTTTGAAACGCTGCGGGTGAAGTTTACCCCCACAGCTAGCGATCTGGAAAAATGCCAAATTGCTGCCAGCGAGTTTGCCCAAGCCCTGAAAAAACTGCGCAAGAGCCGCACTGTTCGCCCTCCCAGTCTAGCGGAGGCACAAGTGGATCGCACCGAACAGGCTGTGAATCGGGTGGTCGGTTCCCTGTGTGTTCTGACCACCCTACCCGAAGGGTGTTTTCACCTTACCCAAGCGGCGGCTATTTTGGTGTCGTCGGTCTCCCAAGCCTCTTTTCATCCCCCTGGCATCACGGTGTCCTTGCCCCAGGAATGGGCGGAAAGCCTCTGCCTAGTGGGCGATCGCTTTGTCTTGAATATTCTCAAGGAAGGCAGTCCCCTAGTACGTCAATTTCAGCAGGCGCAACGCCTGGGGGAGCAACAGCTAGCGACGCTTGGCCTCAAAAGCGCTGAGAGTGGTGCCCCCATTTTGCTCGATGCCCTTGCCTATTTGGAGTGCACCGTAGAGTCCCGCATGAACTGTGGCAATCACTGGCTCATCTATGCCGTGGTCGAGAGTGGCGAGTTGCTGCAAACCAGTGGCTTAACTGCAATCCAACATCGCAAAACCAGCAGTTAG